In one Chitinophaga sancti genomic region, the following are encoded:
- a CDS encoding bactofilin family protein, with translation MANTLLSYEIATMPGPLQISSVYTPTTGTISIGVFNSNNVYCQEIAVAIPYGNTMDELFSAPPAVAINSEAWITNSVVQTGHKLGLGTDTLYYTAYFKCKDPNYYQINYDLAISIQGLVNTVTGSVPILLNEIASTQGAPYNWLSNQIQFPITKSELVFYLNNLVAVSPANPTVPATEFTNGAAITLAWESNGTFFQLYKKGNPNPVYSGIKSTYTLDNGINNDTTFILVATMTNGNSSPYGGYVPVYLYETITLTVSDPDLSPRTVHVAGTLSVAGVSTLGSDLNVQGTANFTNANISGQLTATANANINGTLTADSVTVNKVTVNSQLTTANTTVNGQLNANSGAIINGNLKAAGSVGMAGSPQSINPGNYTAPTDGFVVGCVGVPSDNYKMSYSAIYGSTQNLAVAAQGGNSVVFFKGDKSSYEYWIGGIQNSFNMPVQQGASFSVSLYNWDKNEINPPVSFYWVPLGSGNVSSPVFTGEASPPEMKPLTQLSFPQKNIHDLDISDLMLVLDDILGDKMDANKRARLEASVRRIVYFETR, from the coding sequence ATGGCAAACACATTGCTCAGTTACGAAATAGCTACAATGCCCGGCCCGCTACAAATCAGTTCTGTTTACACCCCTACTACCGGTACGATCAGCATCGGTGTGTTTAACTCCAACAATGTATATTGCCAGGAGATAGCCGTTGCCATCCCTTATGGCAACACAATGGACGAACTCTTTAGCGCGCCGCCAGCAGTAGCCATCAACTCAGAAGCCTGGATAACCAACTCAGTCGTTCAAACTGGTCATAAACTTGGTCTGGGTACAGATACCTTGTATTATACCGCCTACTTTAAATGTAAGGATCCCAACTATTACCAGATTAATTATGATCTCGCCATCAGCATACAGGGCCTTGTAAATACTGTAACAGGGAGTGTTCCTATATTACTGAATGAGATTGCTTCTACACAGGGAGCTCCTTATAACTGGCTGTCGAACCAAATACAGTTCCCGATTACAAAAAGCGAACTGGTGTTCTACTTAAATAACCTGGTGGCAGTGTCTCCGGCCAACCCTACAGTACCTGCTACTGAATTTACAAATGGTGCTGCCATCACCCTGGCCTGGGAGAGTAATGGTACATTTTTCCAGCTGTATAAAAAAGGCAATCCAAATCCGGTGTATTCGGGTATAAAATCTACCTATACGTTAGATAACGGGATTAACAATGATACTACCTTTATACTGGTGGCAACTATGACCAATGGCAACAGCAGTCCTTATGGAGGCTACGTGCCTGTGTATCTTTATGAGACGATCACACTTACAGTGAGTGATCCGGACCTTAGTCCCAGGACGGTACATGTAGCAGGTACCCTGTCCGTTGCCGGCGTTAGTACACTTGGTTCCGATCTGAATGTGCAGGGTACGGCGAACTTTACCAATGCAAATATATCGGGCCAATTGACAGCCACTGCCAATGCGAATATCAATGGCACACTTACGGCTGATAGTGTTACAGTGAACAAAGTGACAGTAAATAGTCAGCTTACAACAGCAAATACCACTGTGAATGGTCAGTTGAATGCTAACAGTGGTGCCATTATCAATGGAAACCTCAAAGCAGCAGGTAGTGTAGGGATGGCTGGTAGTCCGCAGTCTATTAACCCGGGAAACTATACCGCACCTACGGACGGATTTGTAGTAGGGTGTGTAGGAGTACCCAGTGACAATTATAAAATGTCATATTCAGCTATATATGGTTCCACCCAGAATTTGGCCGTTGCTGCCCAGGGTGGAAACAGTGTAGTATTTTTCAAAGGGGACAAGAGTAGTTATGAATATTGGATTGGCGGAATTCAGAATAGTTTTAACATGCCTGTACAACAAGGAGCGTCCTTTAGCGTCTCTCTCTATAATTGGGATAAAAATGAAATCAACCCACCCGTTTCTTTTTATTGGGTACCACTTGGTTCCGGCAATGTATCCTCACCGGTATTCACAGGAGAAGCAAGCCCCCCAGAAATGAAGCCACTTACACAATTATCTTTTCCGCAGAAAAATATTCATGACCTGGACATCAGTGACCTGATGCTTGTGCTGGATGATATACTTGGTGATAAAATGGATGCTAATAAACGTGCAAGACTGGAAGCATCAGTTAGGAGAATCGTATATTTTGAAACAAGGTAA
- the qhpG gene encoding flavin-dependent monooxygenase QhpG, giving the protein MNTLPEHFDVFILGAGPAGLCAAIRLLDMGYVVGMIEQEQFPRPQIGESLSPGIHNIFEYLNAAHLLEDSTYIKNIPAKIIWESKEHSYDRPGPDNGGIVVDRSKLDQELLKFAVSKGLHLIQPAKLRQAIHSGNDWILEILNRSAGISIHSKIVLDARGRKGTLLNERLPIAPSAVAAWTHIDNAVVKESFIEAFAEGWLWGSPVSVNRYRIMAFTDPGTLKENSGSHLSGLMNKTALFAPFVNKIRNSSIETCLVSSFVALAPWDKQFVKIGEAAFTLDPLSSTGVEKAMRFSLQVAIAINTYLKDPQSEHPKNFYEEKLIESVVSHTNWTADYYRKAWPDCKTAAFWMKRASFQLDISKSKSDFTLKLEKVLNNDRPVFEKKQVGPIPVDYFLSRFWNEKIVVSPHVTFKAVYAIDHDCVVIRRAIIHPNLELPLVYLDQLELYSFLKDINGSAISNILDSLNRSMAMEKSKKMLVFLLSNRLLVPTR; this is encoded by the coding sequence ATGAATACATTGCCTGAACATTTTGATGTATTTATTCTTGGAGCTGGCCCGGCGGGCTTATGTGCCGCAATACGCTTATTGGACATGGGATATGTGGTTGGCATGATCGAACAGGAACAATTTCCCAGACCGCAGATAGGGGAGTCTCTTTCCCCGGGTATTCACAATATTTTTGAATACTTAAATGCAGCTCATTTACTTGAAGATTCAACGTACATAAAAAATATTCCGGCTAAGATTATTTGGGAAAGTAAAGAGCATAGTTACGATCGTCCTGGCCCTGACAACGGGGGGATAGTTGTTGATAGAAGTAAGCTCGATCAGGAGTTGCTTAAATTCGCTGTTTCTAAAGGATTGCATTTAATACAGCCTGCTAAATTAAGGCAAGCTATACATTCTGGAAACGACTGGATATTAGAAATATTAAATAGATCGGCTGGCATCAGCATTCATTCAAAAATAGTTTTAGATGCACGGGGCCGTAAAGGAACACTTTTGAATGAAAGACTTCCCATTGCACCCTCAGCAGTTGCGGCATGGACCCATATAGATAATGCTGTCGTTAAAGAATCATTTATTGAAGCATTTGCTGAGGGCTGGTTGTGGGGATCACCTGTTTCCGTAAACCGCTATCGCATTATGGCTTTTACAGATCCAGGCACCCTAAAAGAAAATAGCGGGTCGCATCTTTCAGGTTTAATGAACAAGACAGCGCTATTCGCCCCATTTGTAAACAAAATCAGGAATAGTTCTATAGAGACCTGTTTGGTAAGTTCATTTGTCGCCCTGGCACCATGGGATAAGCAATTTGTGAAGATAGGGGAAGCTGCTTTTACATTAGATCCACTTTCTTCCACCGGTGTGGAAAAAGCGATGCGGTTTTCCCTGCAGGTTGCTATTGCAATAAATACATATCTGAAAGATCCTCAATCAGAACATCCTAAGAATTTCTACGAAGAAAAACTAATTGAATCGGTTGTTAGTCATACAAATTGGACTGCTGATTATTATCGTAAAGCATGGCCCGACTGTAAAACAGCAGCATTTTGGATGAAAAGAGCTAGCTTTCAACTGGATATTTCTAAAAGCAAAAGCGACTTCACGCTTAAATTGGAAAAAGTGCTTAATAATGACCGGCCTGTTTTTGAAAAAAAGCAAGTAGGACCCATCCCTGTTGATTATTTTCTGAGTAGGTTTTGGAATGAGAAAATAGTTGTTTCTCCTCATGTTACCTTTAAAGCTGTTTATGCCATCGATCATGATTGCGTAGTAATAAGACGTGCAATCATTCACCCTAATTTGGAGCTACCTCTTGTTTACCTGGATCAACTGGAATTATATTCTTTTTTAAAAGACATTAATGGTAGCGCAATTTCAAATATTCTAGACAGTTTGAATAGGTCGATGGCAATGGAAAAGTCCAAAAAAATGCTTGTATTTCTTTTGTCAAATCGGCTACTCGTTCCAACTCGCTGA
- a CDS encoding DUF6603 domain-containing protein, with protein MTLIDLKTILDSYISGSSLKLPSTDNKLASTSVNNLLNTYWGGVLRGTIVQKGSINGDLLVYVLNFDTKGFTLYQQAATVSGQLDFSIVNNNVELRLTFNPDDNYSFSNSFPVLNQTPMLTLNRVLMNNTVVTINSQQPGSLGFQAALVVNDLFTLASWMIGTPPTLTGSIQLQQTANQTFPVINVNSGNLVELNFGIFKLLTKLRVQSLLTTLPNNDPSYWFANEVALITAFTANNFTLPVALALHGPEQHLLAFNLDRSGNIPTLDALSGLSGFMGADPQSLITVDLPWSGAKFSIDDLNVVFDIRAKQLVSIGISVSFELSWTIIPNVIELQKIGAIFNIADPAQPKASNVAVLLYADMVLGPLMLATSVDVHTGVLIAGMQDGTSLDVNTLIGTFAKDVKLPGNDQLSIVKLEFSAQVGDNPSYYFEADAVGQLTIVNGLVIDEISFLMSYENNALADVRFGSQLTFTNTGVDVFLQAAYQKVSGWNFSGSTGPGQQIPMDTLIKDLVSLFGMDGVPDWINGATVSDIALSFNNSRGEFNFSITTTIPVVSAALNITLNIALTKTSKVITGTILIAGLEFSLIAANENNNNIFIATYQASGGPSSISLKQLVSGISPSLGDDIPEGIKLDLKDAKFIFADKHFAIGVDLGASFDLSNLPIIGNELPASLSINVDHLQILYSSTTFTTSQTSIINTLLPAGISPLPATPAKGIQVTGKLDIGSLSTDVNIGAAAGTTKSVATMAAAAVTTTSSTPSIQWFNIQRTFGPVNFQRIGVSFSDNTLLFSLDAAIMIGPVTFSVEGLSFGSPINSFRPEFDIHGLGLSYISPKLTIFGSILKIPEDQLPANIAFQYDGMVSVKAGEWGLTALASYAQMSGGSPSLFVFAALNATLGGPPFFIVTGLMGGFGYNRSLQLPNFDEVTDFPLLAIGSTTDPLDVLAIMEGQKPGHSGKTKQWIAPQAGEYWLAAGISFSSFEIVRGQLLLAAEFGHELAFALLGLASLRLPQGASDADSYVFVELQLAAVLKPNEGYLSVGAALTGNSFLITKGCHLTGGFAFCMWFGTNVNAGQFVTTVGGYHHAFNAPSYYPKVSRLGFNWIVDSRVTIKGDAYFAITPSCAMAGGGLEILFNSGDLRAWFTAQADLMLTWHPFSFYADISIEIGVSYRLNLGVCHKTISLSLGAAMDFWGPPTGGRVKVHICIVSFTVAFGAEDPKDQNNQALLWKEFKALLPAAADVCKIVASTGLYKTTDDNTWVVRSGRFSFLTQTVIPASSTNYLSGHQTVQSAVNTQGINIRPMNHTGVISTHLLEIYYEGGSVAQDLSSWNITTAITNMPEALWGQPLKDGDGNFIQNPAVPTANVVPGQLNGFTVTAPSPVLGDGTGLIPMKLLREEYILLPDGQTPQGPLSVAVKPVNNFMPVFNSGSITDIARGINNASPRNAIFDILQMNEIYKGGNSNMALLAANAGNLFSDAPMERS; from the coding sequence ATGACACTTATAGATCTGAAAACTATCCTGGATAGTTATATCTCCGGTTCATCCCTGAAGCTTCCGTCAACAGATAATAAACTCGCATCCACATCTGTTAATAACCTATTGAATACTTACTGGGGAGGTGTACTCCGCGGAACAATTGTACAAAAAGGTAGCATCAACGGTGATCTCCTGGTGTATGTGCTGAATTTTGATACAAAAGGGTTTACACTTTATCAGCAGGCAGCCACCGTAAGCGGTCAGCTGGACTTTAGCATCGTGAACAACAATGTGGAACTGCGGCTCACTTTTAACCCGGATGATAACTATTCCTTCTCCAACAGCTTTCCGGTACTGAACCAAACACCTATGCTTACGCTGAACAGGGTGCTGATGAATAACACTGTAGTGACGATAAATTCCCAACAGCCCGGCTCTCTTGGCTTTCAGGCAGCATTGGTGGTAAACGACCTTTTCACACTGGCATCCTGGATGATCGGCACTCCACCAACACTAACAGGAAGCATACAATTACAACAAACGGCTAATCAGACTTTTCCGGTGATCAATGTAAACTCGGGGAACCTGGTAGAATTGAATTTTGGTATATTTAAGCTGTTAACCAAACTAAGGGTGCAATCCCTTTTAACAACACTACCCAATAACGATCCGTCATATTGGTTTGCCAACGAGGTAGCACTTATCACTGCATTTACGGCCAACAATTTTACACTGCCCGTGGCATTGGCACTCCATGGACCGGAACAACATCTGCTTGCTTTTAATCTCGACCGCTCAGGAAACATTCCGACCCTGGATGCGCTATCCGGTCTGAGTGGATTTATGGGTGCAGACCCTCAAAGCCTGATCACTGTAGACCTGCCATGGAGCGGCGCGAAATTCTCCATCGATGACCTGAATGTGGTATTTGATATAAGAGCAAAACAACTGGTAAGTATCGGCATCAGCGTAAGTTTTGAACTGTCATGGACCATTATTCCCAACGTAATAGAATTACAAAAGATTGGCGCAATTTTCAATATCGCAGATCCTGCACAACCCAAAGCTTCCAATGTAGCGGTACTGCTTTATGCGGATATGGTGCTTGGTCCGCTCATGCTGGCAACATCCGTAGACGTACACACGGGTGTTTTAATTGCAGGAATGCAGGACGGAACTTCTTTAGACGTCAATACACTCATAGGCACCTTTGCCAAAGATGTAAAGCTTCCGGGCAATGACCAGTTAAGCATTGTAAAACTTGAGTTCTCCGCACAGGTGGGTGATAATCCCTCCTACTATTTTGAAGCAGATGCAGTCGGCCAACTGACCATTGTAAATGGACTGGTGATAGATGAAATCAGTTTCCTGATGAGTTATGAGAACAATGCGCTTGCTGATGTAAGATTTGGAAGCCAGCTCACATTTACAAATACAGGTGTGGACGTTTTCCTGCAGGCAGCCTATCAAAAGGTCAGCGGCTGGAACTTTAGCGGTTCTACAGGACCAGGTCAGCAAATCCCTATGGATACACTTATCAAAGACCTGGTGTCACTTTTTGGAATGGATGGCGTGCCAGACTGGATCAACGGCGCTACCGTGTCTGACATTGCGCTTAGCTTTAATAATTCAAGGGGAGAATTTAATTTTAGCATCACCACTACCATCCCGGTTGTATCTGCAGCACTGAATATTACACTGAACATTGCACTGACAAAAACAAGTAAGGTCATTACCGGTACAATCCTTATTGCAGGACTTGAATTTTCACTGATCGCGGCCAATGAGAACAACAACAATATATTTATCGCTACCTACCAGGCATCGGGCGGGCCCTCTTCCATATCATTGAAACAACTCGTATCCGGTATCTCCCCTTCTTTGGGTGATGATATTCCGGAGGGAATTAAATTAGATCTGAAAGATGCCAAATTCATATTTGCCGATAAACATTTTGCTATTGGCGTAGACCTGGGAGCATCTTTTGATCTGTCCAATCTCCCCATCATTGGCAATGAACTGCCTGCCAGTCTTTCCATTAATGTTGATCATCTACAAATACTATACAGCTCCACCACATTTACAACATCGCAAACAAGTATCATCAATACACTGTTGCCAGCAGGCATCTCCCCGCTTCCGGCTACACCAGCCAAAGGAATCCAGGTGACAGGAAAACTGGATATTGGCAGTTTAAGTACCGACGTAAATATTGGTGCAGCAGCAGGTACTACCAAAAGCGTGGCAACAATGGCAGCTGCTGCTGTGACAACCACATCATCCACACCTTCCATTCAATGGTTCAATATTCAACGAACCTTCGGACCTGTCAATTTCCAGCGCATTGGCGTATCGTTCTCAGATAATACCCTCCTATTTTCTTTGGATGCCGCTATTATGATTGGGCCAGTCACCTTCTCCGTGGAAGGTCTCAGCTTTGGCAGCCCTATTAATAGTTTTAGGCCGGAATTTGATATCCATGGCCTGGGGCTTTCCTATATAAGTCCGAAACTAACTATCTTCGGCAGCATCCTAAAAATCCCGGAAGACCAATTACCTGCCAACATAGCGTTTCAATATGATGGAATGGTGTCTGTGAAAGCAGGGGAATGGGGCCTCACAGCCCTTGCCTCCTACGCTCAGATGAGCGGTGGTAGCCCTTCCCTATTTGTATTTGCAGCGCTGAATGCAACACTGGGCGGGCCTCCGTTTTTTATTGTTACAGGCCTGATGGGCGGCTTCGGATATAACAGGAGCCTTCAGCTACCCAATTTTGATGAGGTGACAGACTTTCCTTTACTGGCCATTGGCAGCACCACAGATCCATTGGATGTACTGGCCATTATGGAAGGACAAAAACCAGGGCATAGTGGTAAAACCAAACAATGGATCGCCCCGCAGGCAGGTGAATATTGGCTGGCAGCAGGTATCAGCTTTAGTAGCTTTGAAATTGTGCGGGGACAGCTGTTACTCGCAGCAGAATTTGGGCATGAACTGGCCTTTGCCTTATTGGGACTGGCATCCCTGCGACTGCCACAGGGGGCCAGTGATGCAGACAGCTATGTGTTTGTGGAGTTACAGCTGGCAGCCGTACTAAAACCCAATGAAGGATACCTGAGCGTAGGGGCAGCATTGACTGGCAACTCCTTTTTGATCACTAAAGGCTGTCACCTTACAGGCGGCTTCGCCTTTTGTATGTGGTTTGGTACCAATGTCAATGCAGGACAGTTCGTAACGACCGTTGGAGGTTATCATCACGCATTTAATGCGCCATCTTATTATCCCAAAGTATCCCGCTTAGGTTTTAACTGGATCGTAGATAGTCGTGTAACAATTAAGGGAGATGCCTATTTTGCCATTACACCATCCTGCGCAATGGCCGGCGGAGGGCTGGAGATCCTCTTCAATTCCGGAGACCTGCGTGCATGGTTCACCGCACAGGCAGATCTGATGCTTACCTGGCATCCCTTTTCTTTTTATGCAGATATCAGCATAGAAATAGGCGTATCCTACCGTCTTAACCTGGGCGTATGTCATAAAACGATATCGCTATCCCTGGGTGCAGCAATGGATTTCTGGGGCCCTCCAACCGGCGGCCGTGTCAAAGTACACATATGTATAGTCTCCTTCACCGTAGCATTTGGCGCTGAAGATCCGAAAGATCAAAACAACCAGGCACTCCTTTGGAAGGAATTCAAAGCATTGCTGCCGGCCGCTGCTGATGTGTGTAAGATCGTCGCTTCAACAGGTCTGTACAAAACAACGGATGACAATACCTGGGTAGTACGCAGTGGTCGCTTCTCCTTCCTTACACAAACGGTCATTCCAGCCAGCAGCACGAACTACTTATCCGGCCATCAAACAGTACAAAGTGCAGTGAATACACAGGGTATCAACATCCGCCCAATGAATCATACAGGAGTAATATCTACCCATTTACTGGAGATCTATTATGAAGGCGGTTCCGTTGCACAGGATTTAAGCAGCTGGAACATTACAACAGCCATCACCAATATGCCAGAGGCTTTGTGGGGCCAACCCCTGAAAGATGGAGATGGTAATTTTATACAAAATCCAGCAGTTCCCACCGCCAATGTTGTACCCGGTCAGCTAAACGGTTTTACGGTAACAGCCCCATCACCTGTACTGGGAGATGGCACAGGATTGATCCCCATGAAATTATTACGGGAAGAATATATCCTCTTACCGGATGGGCAAACACCACAAGGTCCGCTTTCTGTGGCAGTGAAGCCCGTCAATAATTTTATGCCGGTGTTCAACAGCGGTTCCATTACGGATATAGCTCGTGGCATTAATAATGCCTCCCCGCGCAATGCCATCTTCGACATACTGCAAATGAATGAGATCTATAAAGGAGGCAATAGTAATATGGCCCTCCTGGCCGCCAATGCCGGGAACCTGTTCAGCGATGCCCCAATGGAACGCTCCTAA
- a CDS encoding MFS transporter, whose amino-acid sequence MNNFIESGFRRVFVTLTAMFCIIMAVLGESAIRVALGDISVNLGVTSGELNLVMIAYLLAGLLIAPFCSWFSSLLGRKNFLLVAIGFFVAGAFFCGNANVITSLILFRFLQGIGGGAMLILSHTVITESWPVEKRATSQLFVALGLMIGAGLSAPAGGYITDNFGWLFVFFANIPLGVIAGVLVLVFVRNGSYTPGSWSNVLANSTMWAGIALSFVLAFFTAFLGNMVNTTVVFLHNPFLSTFVILTVMLVLAALILDKKKDSLPYVVAIGLLIFGITGYFAVKGWNIMELRSVGMGILSLSVSAMVVSKLEGQEIGKGIALYHIARLVGSALGFVFFSIYAATGNTILWIY is encoded by the coding sequence ATGAATAATTTTATTGAGTCTGGCTTTCGCCGGGTATTTGTTACGCTGACGGCGATGTTTTGTATTATAATGGCAGTTCTCGGTGAGTCTGCTATCAGGGTGGCTTTGGGTGATATCAGTGTGAACCTGGGTGTAACATCAGGCGAGTTGAATCTGGTAATGATCGCTTATTTGCTGGCGGGTCTTTTGATTGCGCCGTTTTGTAGTTGGTTTTCTTCCTTGTTGGGGAGGAAGAATTTTTTGCTTGTAGCAATAGGATTTTTTGTTGCTGGTGCGTTTTTCTGTGGAAACGCTAATGTAATTACTTCTTTGATACTTTTTCGGTTTCTTCAGGGGATTGGTGGCGGAGCTATGTTGATATTATCACATACTGTTATAACTGAAAGCTGGCCTGTGGAGAAGAGAGCGACATCACAGTTGTTTGTTGCATTAGGTCTAATGATCGGAGCGGGATTGTCTGCACCTGCAGGTGGGTATATTACAGATAATTTTGGCTGGTTGTTTGTCTTCTTTGCTAACATCCCGCTGGGTGTTATTGCTGGTGTCTTGGTGTTGGTTTTTGTTAGAAATGGATCATACACTCCAGGGAGCTGGAGTAATGTGCTGGCGAATAGTACCATGTGGGCCGGGATAGCTTTAAGTTTTGTGCTTGCTTTCTTTACGGCATTTTTGGGTAATATGGTTAATACCACGGTGGTATTTTTGCATAATCCTTTTTTATCAACTTTCGTTATCTTAACGGTGATGCTGGTGCTTGCTGCTTTAATATTAGATAAAAAGAAAGATTCGCTGCCTTATGTTGTTGCTATTGGCCTCTTAATATTTGGAATTACCGGTTATTTTGCTGTTAAGGGATGGAATATAATGGAGCTTCGTAGTGTGGGTATGGGGATCCTGTCATTATCTGTCAGTGCGATGGTTGTATCAAAGCTGGAAGGGCAGGAAATAGGAAAAGGCATTGCATTATATCATATAGCACGGCTTGTGGGAAGTGCTTTGGGGTTTGTGTTCTTTTCGATATATGCAGCGACAGGCAATACTATTCTCTGGATTTATTGA
- a CDS encoding helix-turn-helix domain-containing protein, whose protein sequence is MQHQEFDAPVALQDTIRCFWYHVDDPETFEVMPDGYAEIVFHFGGSCTISYNGTLQPLPSPFMMGLLNQPVVIHTQNRLEILGIRCFPWTVFDLLGLPSEKAGVHMFEHPIAHLQPILQEFITAGKIADAIAYLTQYFTAARSQVAIDSMLSKAGAAMQHAKGAIPVSQVAVAAHVTVRTLERKFKQSSGYSVKDVAGLMRFEQARNELWLHPDTNLAGLAQELGYTDQAHLSKEFKRYTGMTPGAFARRVKKRKMAVSTDFITFQ, encoded by the coding sequence ATGCAACATCAGGAATTTGATGCGCCTGTAGCACTACAGGATACTATTAGGTGCTTTTGGTATCATGTGGATGATCCGGAGACTTTCGAGGTCATGCCGGATGGTTATGCTGAAATTGTTTTTCATTTCGGAGGTTCCTGCACTATTTCCTACAATGGTACCTTACAGCCATTACCTTCCCCGTTTATGATGGGGTTGCTCAATCAGCCGGTGGTGATACATACACAAAACAGGTTAGAGATATTGGGTATCCGGTGTTTTCCATGGACAGTATTTGATCTGCTTGGTTTACCGTCAGAGAAAGCAGGGGTGCATATGTTCGAACATCCTATTGCACACTTACAACCTATTTTGCAGGAATTTATTACAGCAGGTAAGATAGCAGATGCTATAGCATACCTCACGCAATATTTTACAGCAGCGCGATCGCAGGTTGCCATAGACAGCATGCTATCTAAAGCAGGAGCTGCCATGCAGCATGCCAAAGGTGCTATTCCCGTGAGTCAGGTTGCTGTAGCTGCACATGTAACCGTACGTACACTGGAAAGAAAGTTCAAGCAATCATCCGGGTATAGTGTAAAAGATGTAGCAGGTCTGATGCGATTTGAACAAGCCCGAAATGAGTTATGGTTACACCCCGATACGAACCTTGCAGGTTTAGCACAGGAACTGGGATACACGGATCAGGCACATTTAAGCAAAGAATTCAAAAGGTATACAGGGATGACGCCAGGTGCGTTTGCCAGGAGAGTTAAAAAACGAAAAATGGCTGTCAGTACTGATTTTATTACATTTCAATAA
- a CDS encoding MFS transporter: protein MSLVIPLLPFLVGKYMPAEQVVVGMSALMSVFAACTFIAAPIFGALSDRYGRRNILMISLLGSVAGYVLFGIGGSLWMLFLGRIIDGLTAGNISTLFAIITDITAPEERTKWFGYMGAVMGIGLLAGPALGGLLGAVSLSMPFFITAGIIFLSCIAVYGVLPETLQPEKRTTHLTIGSFNIFSHLSALKEIKFLFILGMFFYAGLEVFQSNLTILLKDIFKWGPAYVGGLLTLAGGCDIFSRAVLLPFLLKRLNERITGQTGIFLLGTGLLFIVAAMLLSSLILIALAVICILFGEGLFDPTYNSLLSQSVDESNQGKIQGVNQSLRSCIRVLIPLGAATLYYYSPCILYIVATCSLITAFIMYGKNGTFQHATSGI, encoded by the coding sequence ATGTCCTTAGTTATCCCCCTTCTTCCCTTTTTAGTAGGTAAATACATGCCCGCCGAACAGGTGGTGGTAGGTATGAGTGCATTGATGTCTGTATTTGCAGCTTGTACATTTATAGCAGCTCCTATATTTGGCGCTTTAAGTGACCGGTATGGGCGGAGAAATATACTTATGATTAGTTTACTGGGGTCAGTAGCCGGCTATGTATTATTTGGTATTGGCGGCTCTTTGTGGATGCTGTTTTTAGGCCGGATTATTGATGGTTTGACAGCTGGTAATATCAGTACCCTATTTGCGATTATAACTGATATTACAGCACCTGAAGAGCGAACAAAATGGTTTGGATACATGGGTGCTGTGATGGGTATTGGATTGTTGGCTGGCCCGGCACTGGGTGGTTTATTGGGTGCTGTTTCCCTCTCCATGCCCTTTTTTATCACCGCTGGTATTATCTTCCTGTCGTGCATAGCGGTGTATGGCGTCCTCCCCGAAACCCTGCAACCAGAAAAGCGTACAACACATCTAACCATTGGCAGCTTTAATATCTTTTCCCATTTATCAGCTCTGAAGGAAATAAAGTTCCTGTTCATTTTAGGCATGTTCTTCTATGCAGGGCTGGAAGTATTCCAGTCTAACCTGACCATTCTGCTCAAGGATATTTTCAAATGGGGCCCGGCTTATGTCGGTGGTTTGCTTACACTGGCAGGTGGCTGTGATATCTTTTCACGCGCTGTATTACTCCCTTTTTTATTAAAACGACTTAATGAGAGGATTACAGGTCAGACAGGCATTTTCCTGCTGGGTACGGGTCTTTTATTTATAGTCGCAGCTATGCTGCTTTCATCCCTGATTTTGATTGCGCTTGCTGTCATCTGTATTCTTTTTGGAGAAGGGTTATTTGATCCAACTTATAATAGCCTGCTTTCGCAATCAGTTGATGAAAGTAACCAGGGAAAAATACAGGGTGTCAATCAGAGTTTGCGTTCCTGCATCAGGGTATTGATTCCATTAGGTGCGGCTACGCTCTATTATTATAGCCCATGTATACTCTATATAGTGGCCACATGTAGCCTCATTACCGCCTTTATAATGTATGGTAAAAATGGTACCTTTCAGCATGCAACATCAGGAATTTGA